Below is a genomic region from Neisseria arctica.
TATCGTTCGCAACAGCGCGGAAGCGATCGAACAATGTCTGCGCTACTTAGGCGAGTGGTACGGCCTGACGGTAGAGCAGGCCAATGAACAGCTTAAATTCCGCGTGGATTTGGATTTCAATAAGGTCATTGATACTACCATGCTGCAACAGTTGTTTAATGCGGCGCAAATGGGTATGGTTAGTCCTGAAACGGTTTGGGAGTACATGCAGACCGGCCAAATTCCGGAGCGTGGTTGGGATGACGAGCATGGACGAATTTTAGATGCGGGAATGAGCAATGGCGGACAATCTGAATGATTTGAGCATGCAAAGCGCAATCAGGCTTGAGGGGGTAAAAGAATACCTGTCGGCTGATATGCGCGAGCGTCTGTTATCCATGCGTGAACAAGTCAAGCGTGTGCTTGATGTAGATGACGAATTGTCAGATATGACACGCAAAGAGCTGCAGGATGTGCTGGATGAACTTGATGCAGTGCTTTTATCTGCCTTTGCTGTTGCGACAGATGGCTTAAAAAAAAACTTAACTGATTTGTCATTAATATTGGCAGATCACGAGGTTGCCGCACTTGGCGCATTGGGTGTGAATGTTAAGCAGCCGTCTGGCCTTGTGATTCAAACCTTGCTGAAATCGCGACCGCTATCAGTCGAGGGAATGACGACAGAACCACTGCTTGAACCGTTTATCAATGGGTTTTCCGCTAATCAGCGCATGCGTATTTCCGCTGCGATTAAGCAAGGTATCGCGCAAGGGCAAACTAACGCTCAAATCAGACAAAGGATTATCGGCACGAAAAAGGCCAATTACAATGATGGCATTGTCGGTGCTTCTTTCCGTTCCGCTGATGCTATTGTCCGCACTTCTGTGCAGCATGTTTCTAGCATGGTTCGGCAGGCTATGGCGGAAGAAAACCGCGATATTGTCGAGGGCGTGCAGATTGTCGCAACGCTTGATGGGCGAACATCCAGCTTGTGTCGATCGCTTGATGCCAAAATCTACCCGTTAGACAAAGGGCCGCGGCCGCCATTTCACGTTAATTGCCGCACGACAACCGCGCTGGTGCTGAAAAAAGAGTACCGAGGCCGTGAAATTGTCGGAACCCGGGCTAGTATGGGTGGGCAAGTATCTGATGGCCTAACCTATTATGACTGGTTAAAAACGCAATCGGCGGCGTTTCAGGACGAAGTATTGGGCGTTCAGCGCGGAAAGTTATTCCGTGATGGCGGTATTAGTGCGGCGAGGTTCGCCGAGTTGCAACTTGATAAAAAATTCCGCCCGCGCACGCTGGATGAATTGCGCGAACTGATTCCAACGGCTTTTAACAAGGCCGGACTTTAAAATTAATTTTCTTTTCTGCCCTGTGCATTACGCGCAGGGCTTTTTTATTGGGTAAAGCCCATGATTAACGTCTTTAGGAGACAAAATGAAATATCAAAACATGGTAATGAAACACGGTTATTGCAATACTGCCCATGAAGATGGTGTGGGTAGTGGTGCAGGTGGTACGCCACCTGAAACATTCACCGCCGAAGAAGTGGAAAAGCTGGTTTCAGAGCGTTTGAATGAAGCGGTAGCCGGCCTGAAAGCGAAGAACGGCGAAGTTATCGGCGACAACAAAAAGCTCAAGGAGCAGTTGGCGCAGTTTGACGGCATTGACCCGGCAGCAGTTAAAGCCATCTTGCAGCGTTTTTCGGATGATGAAGAAGCCAAGTTGATTGCCGAGGGCAAGATTGACGAGGTTTTGAATAAGCGTACCGAACGCATGAAAACCGCGCATGAGAAACAGTTGGCTGAAATGACCGCTAAAGTCGAAGCAGCCGAAGCGCGTGCGGCCAAGTTCACCGATCGTGTGCTTGGTGATGCGATTCGTGCCGCGGGTTCGGAAGCCGGTATTCACAAAACAGCCTTTGAAGATGCGATTTTCCGTGCCAAAACCGTGTTTGATATTGACGATGACGGCAATGCCGTAGCGAAAGACGGTGTTTTCGGCAAGGACGGCAAGCCGCTCACTTTAAAAGAGTGGTTTGGTGATATGCAGGAATCTGCGCCGCACTGGTTCCCAATGCCTCAAGGTGCGGGGGCGCGTGGCAGCGGAAGCTCGCAGCCCGGGCAGAAAAACCCGTGGAAGAAAGAAACTTTTAATCTGACTGAACAAGGCCAGATTTATCGTGAAAATCCTGAATTGGCGCGCCAACTGGCAGCTCAAGCAGGGCAAACTATTTAAGATAAGGAACTGAAAATATGGCAGCAACAAAAATTGCAAATGTGATTGTGCCTGAAGTATTTGCCAAGTACACCATTCAGCGCACGCGCGAAAAATCAGCTTTATTTCAAAGCGGCATCATCTCTGATATTCCGGAAGCGCAATTGATTGCACAGCGTGGCGGTGCCGGCATTGTCTTGCCGTACTGGAAAGACTTGGACGGCGATAGTGAGGTATTGGCTGACAACAAATCGCTTACTCCTACTAATATCGAAGCCGGGAAAGACGTGGCCGTCTTGCATGCGCGCGGTAAAGCGTGGGGGGTGAATGATTTGGCTACTGCTTTAAGTGGTGATGACCCTATGGGGGTGATCGCTAATCTGTCCGCTGATTACTGGAACCGCCAAATGCAGAAAATGCTTTTGGCGTCACTGAAAGGTGCGTTTTCAGTCGATGCCATGGCCTCGAATATTCACAACATTTCAGGTGGTTCCGGTGCGGCTGCTGTAATTGGCGGCGAGGCGATTGTGGACGCCGCCTATAAGTTGGGTGATGAGGTGAATCAAATCACCGCTATTGCTATGCACTCTGCAACTGCTGCGGTGTTGGCAAAACAAGGCTTGATCGAAACGGTGCGCGACGCAGACGGCGTCATCCTGTATCAGACCTACATGGATAAGCGCATCATTGTTGATGATGGCATGCCTAACGAGGGCGGTGTTTACACTACATACCTGTTTGGTGCCGGCGCAATCGGCTATGCGGAAGTTCCCGCACCTGTGCCGGTTGAAACCGATCGTGACAGCTTGGCAGGTGAAGATGTCTTCATTAACCGCCGCCACTTTATCTTGCACCCGCGCGGTATTAAGTGGGCAGGTGCGGCCGGTATCGCGCCTGATAATGCTGGACTGGCGACTAAGACAAACTGGTCTAAAGTGTACGACACTAAAGCCATCCGCATTGTCGCCTTGAAGCACAAAGTAACTGCCGCTTAATAGCGGTTTTTTTATATCCGCCAATCTTTCGGGGTTGGCGGTTATTTTTTGAGGATGATGATATGGGATTAGCAGCATTTAACCGCATGCGCCGTGAACAAGCAGAGGCTAAAGAGCGCGAGCAAGCAGAATTGCAGACAGAATTACAGCCGGTACCTAAAACAGTGGAAGAATTGAAAGCCGCTTTAGTTGAATTGGGCGTAGAAGTGCCTGATGGTGCGAAAAAAGCAGAATTGCAAGCCCTATATGCCGATGCAATGAAAAAAGACGAAAGCCCGGAAGATGGCGATTAACGTTTATATAACCGTTGCCGATGTCAGCGAGCGGATGGGTGGTGGGTGGTGGACTGATGTATCACCCGAACGCTCTGTTATGTTGGCTAATTTATGGCTGACAAGCCGTGGTGTTGTTTTCGGTGGTGAAGTGCCTGATGCCGTGAAGCAGGCTGGTGCGGAACTGGCTGTCTTGGCTGGTTCAGGGAAGCTCTACGCGGACAAGCAAGTCGGGCTATTGGCCGAAACCGTGCAAGCCGATTCAGTGAGTGTTTCGCAATCGTTTTCAGCGTCGGCCAAGTTGATAACCGCAGAGATGCAGATTATCGAGGCTTTAATTAAGCCTTATATCGGCATTGCCGGTAGCAATCCATTTGTTGTCCCGCTGGTGAGGATGTAATGAAAGCTACGATTCAAGCGAAACTGGCCGCCGCCTTATCCGGGAAACTGGCTGATGCTACGCAGCCGTTGACGTTAAAGCGTGTTGAAAAGACGGCGGATAAGGTGCGCGGCACGTTTACCGAGATGACAACAGAGTATGTCGGGCGCGGGGTCTGCCGTTTGTCGTGGGGAGCGCGTGAGGCCGCCGCGCTGAACATCCCGCAGACAGACGGTAAAGCTATCATCTTGCAGTCTGAAATAGACACTATCCCGCAATCAGGCGATTTAATCGACTTCGGCGATGGTTATTGCAAGGTGATTTTTGTGTGGCAAGACCCCGCGCGGGCGACATGGAAGCTGCAATACAGAAAGGCTTGATATGGCATGGGATAAGATGCCTGATATGTTTTCAGACTTGGTTCGCGAAGATGTAGACAAGCGTGTTAGGGGTTTTGCGATTACTTGCTTTCGCAGCATAGTTTTTAATTCACCGGTCGACCAAGGCAGATTTAAGGGAAGCCACATTATAAGTGTCGGCAATCCTGATTACACGGTAACAACCGCATTAGACAAGGCTGGTTCGATAACATTTCAAGCTGGTGTTGCTGTTATCAATAGCGTGCCGGTTGGCGGCATTAAAAAAATCTATATCCAAACCAATCTACCTTATGCAACGCGGCTTGAGAACGGTTGGAGTAAGCAGGCGGCTAATGGTATTTACGCCGTGTCCTTTAACTACGCAGTGCAGGCTTATAAATGACGGAATATCAGTTTAAGCAGGCGGTTTTATCTCTAATCTTGGGAGCAGGCATCGTTAATGATGCCCAAGTGGACGTACCGAACAGTAAGTCTTTCCGGCCGCCTGATGGCGTATGGTTACGGGTAGGATTTAGCGGTGCGCAAGGTGTGTTTTCCGGTTTCGGCAGCCGTCCTTGTACGCGCAGAACCGGCTTAATCATGCTTCAGTGCTTCACCTGTGCGGAAGAGTACACTAAGCCGCTTGACGAGCTTACAGATGCGCTTGTTGGCCTGTTAGAGTGGCATTTTGCTGATGGATATGAGCTTCAAGCTGCTGAAGTGATTGATGTGGGCGAAACGGAAAACGGAGCCTACTATCAGAAAAACGTAAACATTCCCTTTTTGATTAAAACAGCCGCCTGAATGGGCGGTTTTTATTTGGAGTAAAAACTATGAGTTCAGGCGCAAAACAAGTCCTTTATATTGTGGCCGAAACCGTTGCCGGTACTACGCCGGCATCA
It encodes:
- a CDS encoding phage tail terminator-like protein yields the protein MTEYQFKQAVLSLILGAGIVNDAQVDVPNSKSFRPPDGVWLRVGFSGAQGVFSGFGSRPCTRRTGLIMLQCFTCAEEYTKPLDELTDALVGLLEWHFADGYELQAAEVIDVGETENGAYYQKNVNIPFLIKTAA
- a CDS encoding major capsid protein, translated to MAATKIANVIVPEVFAKYTIQRTREKSALFQSGIISDIPEAQLIAQRGGAGIVLPYWKDLDGDSEVLADNKSLTPTNIEAGKDVAVLHARGKAWGVNDLATALSGDDPMGVIANLSADYWNRQMQKMLLASLKGAFSVDAMASNIHNISGGSGAAAVIGGEAIVDAAYKLGDEVNQITAIAMHSATAAVLAKQGLIETVRDADGVILYQTYMDKRIIVDDGMPNEGGVYTTYLFGAGAIGYAEVPAPVPVETDRDSLAGEDVFINRRHFILHPRGIKWAGAAGIAPDNAGLATKTNWSKVYDTKAIRIVALKHKVTAA
- a CDS encoding phage minor head protein; the protein is MADNLNDLSMQSAIRLEGVKEYLSADMRERLLSMREQVKRVLDVDDELSDMTRKELQDVLDELDAVLLSAFAVATDGLKKNLTDLSLILADHEVAALGALGVNVKQPSGLVIQTLLKSRPLSVEGMTTEPLLEPFINGFSANQRMRISAAIKQGIAQGQTNAQIRQRIIGTKKANYNDGIVGASFRSADAIVRTSVQHVSSMVRQAMAEENRDIVEGVQIVATLDGRTSSLCRSLDAKIYPLDKGPRPPFHVNCRTTTALVLKKEYRGREIVGTRASMGGQVSDGLTYYDWLKTQSAAFQDEVLGVQRGKLFRDGGISAARFAELQLDKKFRPRTLDELRELIPTAFNKAGL
- a CDS encoding HeH/LEM domain-containing protein; protein product: MGLAAFNRMRREQAEAKEREQAELQTELQPVPKTVEELKAALVELGVEVPDGAKKAELQALYADAMKKDESPEDGD